The Polyodon spathula isolate WHYD16114869_AA chromosome 10, ASM1765450v1, whole genome shotgun sequence genome contains the following window.
agaaaaaaacaaacaccagacTTAATGCATCTTGTTAACAGCAACACTTAACTACAGCATTAATATCACAATGTAAAAGCAGGTGAGTCTAAAAATCAAAGCATCGCATTCATGACACAAAAAGCCCTTGTGTGGAACTAGCTAGAACATCTTAAAATGGTCTATAGCAGAGAACATATTGCTATGAACCTTACAGAGCGcaaactctttaaaaatgtgtttcaaggatataattgaaaaatgtaaaacaaaacaagaattggaaaccTAATACCAGAAGGATATAGTGCGTGGTGGGaggattatttaattttgtacacgttgtttattatttgctttagCATTGTATTATCGATACCCACATTGTGAACAAAACTATTTTGTATCTTctaaatgaacattcagttccaGGGAGACGTTTGATTGTTCTATATGAGTTTAATAGTAAAATTGTATAAGGCTGTAAGCGTTCACTTCTCTGACGTCGGCTTTTCAAAATACATTGCATGACACAATTCTGTCACTGTCAGTCACGGCACAGAATAAAAATTCTCGGAGGCACACAGGCCTTttattttcgttttgttttttaaatataaaatatacggAGATTGGGGTttattggagaaaaaaaaggtcaaaatctGTGAAAATAATGAATTTCCCTGTTTTCCAGGTAAATACTGTGGATGAACAGAAAAGCAGTTCCTCAGCTTCAGTTTGTGAAAGGTGGTGAAAAATATCAGTATCGGTCTTAAATTCagtatttttaacagttttacttttatttaaagcaGGGAAAGCGGCGTCTCCTGAGCAGCTCTTTTGTGGTCAAACTGCGGCTCTTTGAACTTCCCatatatttaattacacaatcaataagtttatttgtttgtttatttatttaatattatttgtgtattatttttacaataagtctccaaggttatttttttttttttcccccatcacaAGCCAATCCATTTCTGACTATAGCCAATCAGTAGCgtggcagcaacacttttttgttacatagcaacaaactagcaaatcatatctacccttactttactgtgcattcgGGACTCGTGTTACAGAAAATTGGAAAccgttaactttactttgaacaggactggcttctgttttgttcataatggcagaaaaaaatggcaaaaaagaaaatctgtagaTGAATATCGAACCTTCTGACCGGAGTGGGAAAGTAATGGATATTTTTTGTTGAACGCAATGTAAAACTGCTGTGCCTTATTTGCCAGTGCAcggttgcataaaacatcttattattaagtatttcacttgtGTATTTTTCACTCCGCTGAGGGAAAAACTTAAGGGTGTTGCACCAAACATCTTAACCACTCTCCTTAGCAAAGGGAAAACACTAAATATGCATGGGctatttaagatttcaaccaataggcAAGTAGCTTACTGTACTCTTTAAATCCATGGCAACATTTGGGCAGTTAAGGAAAATCACAGAATGGctgataaaaagaaaagaaacacaaactggacagaggaggaaaaacatagtacatataataaaagaaagcaaataataacaggcaaaccatgtccgaatttgacaactgccacgaagcagaagaaattggcagaaataactgaatgtgtgaatgcaagaaatgTAATTGTAAATCGCAGCATTCACAAGGTAAAAAACAATAGatatatattctgatttcagaagagcatcacaaaaaacaagTAAATCTACAACaaatgtacactaaacatatttgtttaaacaatttgtatggctgtgttcGCAATAAAAGTGCGAACTTGTATTTAGCAAAATTAACCATTAACCTCACTTAAGATGTCATGTAACctgccaaatgtgtttttttttttttttttaaagtatacatttgtatagtaataaaaagccacTAGTTGCAAAAAACGAAGCGCTGCcgctgtatttgaagaacaggaagcaatgcgtgatttcttcttgtttggggttgttaatctgcttccagcattatatagatatttaatttatatatatattatatagatatttatcCCCCAAGTCATTTTGTGCAACGGTTAACTAACTTGagggaaatacttaaataaaaatattacttaagtagaacatttgggaaaactaagggggCATTTTCACTTAAGGTCTTATGCAGCTTGCCTTTGTCacagttcaaatcttcaaatctgtagcgttatttcactacaaaccttgcccgcattgacaaagaatttccaaaagattctgaacttctgTCTTGAAAAGTTAACGCTAGAACCGCCATGATAGTCATGCGTTATAGGTGTCATAATTACATTTCCACACCAATGCCTTCTACTACTAGAAAGATTAGAGTTGGCTTTTTTAAGGGTAGAAATAAGTACGTATTTATTGGGTTTTAAATTATTCCTCTCATTTGCAGATTTTTCACAGCTACTGTCAGTTTTTGATAACAACAGTAGGACTAAGTAGTTGGGCTTTATTAAAAAGACTGACCTTTCACATAAAGCGTGTGTTGTCAAAATGCTTATGTAAGGAAAATGAGGagtttttaaattacatacaggACTCCTGATAGTTTGTGGTAGACATTAAGCTGAGCACAATGAAACAGTGCATCAAACCTAAAACAGGATTGCAGATTGTGGTTTTGAAGAAGCTGTTCTCTGAGGATCAGTGGTTTAGGAATCATCATCAAAAATATCCCATTAAGCAGTTTACACTACTCATGTTTCTTTGTATATAATGCCAGGATAGTTAAAGAAACGAAATACCATTGGTATGTTCATAATATTTAATGACTTACCTGTTCATTATAATTTGTATCTaccaatatacagtaaaatacagtctACTCCAGCCCTTCTACATACTGCATTCTGTATAATGCAGTATCATTTTTGGTCCCTGATCAAATGCCCTCAACAATTCGAAgtcaaataaacaataatatgaaTTTACATTACAGGATATACCTGTAGAGTACTTCTACTGTACtttaatattctgttttttaagtgttcaaagagtataccttttattttagatacagtattacattttacagcaCCATTGTAAACCAGTGCACTGTAATCCAGCATAATTTTCCAGTCACAAGCGAAACTGCATTAGATttaggttttactgtatattgttctTTTTGCTGAGATACATTGTTGTCATGCTTGTGAAATATTTCAGTAAAAATGTCCCTTTTCAACCACTAACCACTTTTCAACTTGAGGTGGTTttaccactaggggtgtgcagctgtTCTATCAGTCCCTTCTGAAACTGATTTTTGTAAAGAAGTGTTCCATTTACTAACAGTTGGTTGTTCGAACTCTATTGGTCAGTTCTAAAACCACTCCCTTCAGAAATTATTTCAGGTCTGAtttgaaaatgtgctgttttattgtggTAGTTAATACATAATGGaaagaagaaattaaatattctgaaaatgtagatgACAAAACGTCTTGTTTTTTAAACGGTTTTGTATGTGTGGTTGGGGAAGAATGCTATTAACCTTATGTCTGGTGAGTTTTATTGATTTGTGTGCTCATATGTTATACACATACTCCCTTCAAACAGCATCTACAGTAAATGACCAACTCTGAGCTCCCATGGTGAATCAAACCTCCGAAGCCCAGCTATTTATTTGGACAAGTCtcctctttatatatatatatatatatatatatatatatatatatatatatatatatatatatatatatatatatatatatatataaaagaaatacaGGATAAAGAATGTGATGTACTTTGCCTATTTTGCACAGCCCCTAATATGCAGCCCCCAACAATTTTCACATTTGATAGTTATTTTCCAACACAGTTGTGACCTAAATCCAGTGTATGATGCCTGAGGCATTGACAAGGCAGAGGCAGAATATGCATTTTACGTTTTCTAATTTCAGTTTACTTCTGTACCTCTGTAACACTTGGGTGTATCTTTTATATATGCGTTCTTTTAATTGTCTGCTACTGTGGGTCTTCATTTTTCAACACCTTTATTCTTTCTCCTCAATTAGCCCCATCTCCCCTGAAGCcatttaaccatttttttaaaaattattttgttgctCTTATCCCTTATGAATGTTTACCATAGTACAagtataacaaaatgtaataaagcatggtaaaacttaCGTAAGCATTGCAAATcttagagaggtatggtaaagcaccaAAAAAactataaccatggaaaaagcatgaaaaaaacagtgcaaatatatggtggtaaacttttctaagagaTTGAATATCTAGTATACATCTATATACATCTTGCTAAGTGCTTGCACACAGCTTTTCTCATGAAACCAGTTTTTCTTTTGCtcccttttttaaatgcatgtccAGACTTACTGTAAATAGCATGGCTTGAATTTTGCAAAACTGATTACTGTTGTTGGTTCTAATTAGGTTTTACAGAGAAACAGGCCATCTAATAGTCAGCATAACAGGAAATTGTGATTCCATATGCTGAATATAACACTTAATGTAAAACAGATTTCTTGTGAAACATATTCTTTTGTATAACTCTGTCGTCCCCACAGACATGGGTGTTAACTCCCATAACGAAGGTACgtctaaaaaataattattgcgGTTTTTTGATGACTCCTCCTAAACTAAatttgctgggggggggggggggggggtggtggtggtgtattttaaaatagaaaaaagttaatttaactcTAAGTTGACTATAGTATGGATATCACCTTTAATGATGAACCATATGTGCTTAGGGAATGGCACTTTATAAATACAAACAGTTGCTTACATTTGACAGCCCTCATTGTCTGGTCTTGCTGAGAATTTAAACATGATTCACAGCTTTTAAAGTTTTGCTAATAAAATGTGGTTTGGCTTGGTCACAGATTGTGGCAAATCCATAGCTAACTGAAGAACCAGTTTTTGCAGACATTATAGCcttttgttctagttttgtacTAAATATCCCACTGCTTTCTTTAGAGCTATGTTCAATTGATCCAAATACcactgtcatttaaaatattactcTTCCTGAGATGTTTCATATTTTCCTTatagaaataaattaaagaaacatACACTGTTCAGATGTTTGCTTTTCATAGCCCTCGgccctttattaattatttaaaatgtagcagtatttagatcagtGTCTGTTTTGATCAATTGGACATACACCAATATCTTCAAAGATGATTGGTAAAGAATTGTTTGACAGTTATTAATAGTGGAGCTTCTTACTTTCCCAGACAAGCACCTGTAGAGCCAGATTCAGTTTGGTTTTGTAGAATGTTTCCTTCACTTTTCCTCTTTTCTCCTCCTCTTCTTGCTCCACTGGTATCTCACCTCTCCACTCCTGTGTACGACTCCCTCTTTCCTCCATGAATTCCCACTCTggcacaacattttttttcttatgagcACCGAAAGGAGTAACCTATCGAGCTTTTGCTGGAGGATGTTATAAATGAAAATTTAATAAACGTTCCATCGGCTTTGTCAACAGAATGCAGTGATGTGTTTGcttaccagaaaaaaaacaaaaaaaaaacatgtggctTCACCAACAAGTCCTTTAAACTGGGTTGGAATCttatttttccttgttttaaGATTAAAAGGTAATGAAACAGGTTTTCAAAAATGAGCTAAAACCCAACCATATTGTAACAGTGCCGCTAACACCAATTTCAGTGACCTGTGAGGGTAGAACTCttaagtttgtaaatgataatcATAATGATGAATTTATTGTGTGCATCCACATCTATTGGGACCATTTGTAAGACCTCTTCAAACACAGTTTACACCGATTACACAGTGTACTAGACCAGTATGTGCCTGTCAATGAAGTGCAGGTTATCATATGTTGCTGTTTCCAGAAATACACCTCACCTCTAATCCTAGTTGCCAAAGATTTATGAATTACAGGACTGCTGATGTAATGCCCACTCCATATTTAAGGTTTCCATTCCAATTGTTTTGAACCAATAGATTTAGTTTTAAAGCGTTATgagtaaaacagtaacaaaattgAATTGGTCTAATCTTCTctggggttttatttatttatttaatttatttttatgagcTATACTAGTTTTCAAATACTGTTAATGCAAACTGCTTTGATTGGTAGACCATAGAAGCCTTCAGGTTAAACAGAACTCAAAGATATCATTTCAGAAATGCCTTCATTTGTATCTATTTAACTTTTAACCTCCCCTAACACCCCCAGCTGAATATATAGAACACACATCACTTGTTCGGTTACAAAGAGGGATAAAGGAATCTataaattttacatttacaaGATCCTGCAACGAAGGCGTTGTAAGTTACTCTTTCTGGGCACCGCAGGTTTGTGCAGCACCGATGTTAAGGAAAATCGCAACCTGGACAACGTCTCTTCAAAGGAAGCTTTGGGTGAAGGGGTCCAACTCCCCAATGGAGGCAGTGGCAGCAGGAAGCGCCCACTCGAGGAGGGTAATAACGGCCACTCGCATTCCAAGTTCCGGGCCAAGAAACGAAAGAAAACCCCGGGGCCCATCTTGCCAAAGAATGCCCTAATGCAGCTCAATGAGATCAAGCCAGGGCTGCAGTACAAGCTGCTGTCTCAGACTGGGCCGGTCCACGCTCCTGTGTTCGTCATGACAGTGGAGGTCAACGGGCAGCTTTTCGAAGGCTCTGGTCCCACCAAGAAGAAGGCCAAGCTTAATGCTGCAGAGAAGGCCCTGAGGTCTTTTGTCCAGTTTCCCAACGCTTCAGAGGCCCACATGGCCATGGGTCGGACCCTGACTGTAAACACCGACTTCACTTCCGACCAGGCAGACTTCCCTGACACCCTCTTTAATGGTTTTGAGACCCCAGCTCAGGCTGATGTGGCCTATTACCTGGGCTCCAATGGAAATGGCTCATTTAACTCCATAGGGGATTATCCTCTTCCCTCTTCAGGAGGGGTAGACAATCTCAGCCAGTCCCCTTTGCCTGCCCCATCTGCCCTTGCCCCCTCTAGCGGGAAGAACTCTGTCATGATCCTGAACGAGCTACGCCCAGGCCTAAAGTATGACTTTGTATCCGAGAGCGGAGAAAGTCACGCCAAAAACTTTGTGATGTCAGTAACAGTGGACGGACAGGCCTTTGAAGGTTCGGGGAGGAATAAGAAGTTGGCTAAGGCCCGTGCCGCCCAGGCAGCCCTCTCCAGCTTGTTTAACATGCAGCTTGACCAGACACCATCCCGACAGCCCATCCCCAGGGAAGGCTTACAGCTTCATCTTCCCCAGGTAAGAGCACTCAGACATACCAAGGTTGGCCAAATCAGAAAGACCCATACagtgaatattcaaatattcattaGGGCAGCATAttggtgcatttttatttcaaataagatATGTTAGGCATTTACTAGTCAATATTTTTTATCGATGCAATGTCTGAAAATTGGTCCATAGATTTGGTCCATCTTGGTTGTCTGTGTAACCCTAAAGCTAAAAagtgaatgtacagtatgtgtgtgcatcTCTGCGGGTGGGAGAATAGCAGCATATGCATTAATGGAAATTAGGCTTGCTCATTAAGGATAGCTATTCATCCAATTTTCTGTAATGTGAAACTGGGCTCCAGCAGAGTTGATGACGAGTCTTGGGTTATCTTCGCTTTTGAGAATGCATAAATTGGAATTGGAGCATGTTGTAATGTAATTGCATGTGACCTGCTGAGTGGTTGTGTTGATATATTGTCATTAATAAGGCTGCCTTGGCTCTGTCAGTTCATCAGTGATTTTCCTGATCTGACTGCGTGAAGAGATAGAGCTGGAGGCTGAAGCCTCAGGGAAGGAAAGTGATGGTGTGATTATTAGCTTAGAAGTCAGTCAAACAATCTTGTTCCATGTCTTTTTATGGATTAGTTAGATCTATTTCTTTGAGTCCCAGCCTGTTCAATTCACCATGCAAATGTTTCGACAGAGCCAACACTTCCTAATTGACTAATTCATTCaccattgtaaaatatttatttaatttaccttCAGCTGTGCACAGAGGTGTCCGTTTAGTCAGAACTAATTAGAAAAACAGACTAGTGAATGGAAGGAATAGTTTGAATTTTTATTGCTGGAATTTAATACCTCATTAATTTTCTTCAAGGCTAATTAAGATGAGCTCCTGTAGTTTTGTGCAGCTTGAGAAACTGAAAATGCATGTCAGCACAATTTTTACTTGGAAGTAAATTAAATTTACTTTGAGTAACAGTAATACCTCTTTGATAGGCGAAAGCATGTTACCCAAGCCATTGCAAGTATGGTGGTCCTTAAGTCAAGTTAAACACAAATGGCAAACAAATAAAAGCTAAAAATCCTCTCTGTTTTCACAAATAATCTGTGTATgcatgtttaaaatttaaaataccaACCTTTGGCATTGAGGCAAGCTGTCGTGTATGTTGATGCTACTACAAGACATGTCAAGATGTGTGTACTACATCTCTTACTAGCTGATAAGTGATACAATTAATGGTATTTTTGCCTTGTGAAAATCCAGTACAAGATAAAAAGAATGATGCAGTGTCTTTGTCTTCCACATAGAGatgaaatgtgtttctgtggtttTTATAGGTTCTAGCCGACTCTGTTTCCCGTCTTGTTGTGGATAAATTCAGTGAACTGACCGACAATTTCACATCACCTCATGCACGTAGGAAAGTCTTGGCTGGGGTTGTCATGACAACAGGTACAGAAAACGCTTTTTttattcagattatttttttggttctgatttatttaaaagttatgtaatgctgaaatacaaaaaaaaaaaaaaaaaaaaaaaacaacacaatgagTAAATAACACACACGTCTATAACAAACACACCACAATCCTGAGGACGAGGTAGGACCGGTTCTGCTTAATAGCTGCTACTAAATCTTGCATTCAATTATTGACATTACTTGCGTTACTATTTACATTTCTCAAATGTGTTCCTTTTAACCTGTCCAGGCACTGACGTGAAAGATGCCGAGGTGATTTGTGTCTCCACGGGGACCAAGTGTATAAACGGGGAGTATATGAGTGACCGCGGCCTAGCCCTCAACGACTGCCACGCTGAAATTATCGCCCGAAGGTCCCTAATACGATACCTCTATACCCAGCTTGAATACTTCTTGAGGTATGTTGTAATACAATTCACATTTAAAAGATCACGACCATGGAAAAAATTTATTAAActatatacaatacaaatattacagGTAGCCTTGCCTAAATCATGTTCTGTTTTCAGGGTTACTGTACATCCTCTATAAGCATAcaatttattgataaaaaaaattgtactaaTATGTCTTAGGGGTGGGGGGGTATAAATGTTCGCAGGACATAGTAATGTTATTGCCGCCATCTTTTTTCCACAAAATTAACACTATACACTTGTTTCTATCTTTTCTAGCAGCAACAAAGAAGATCAACAGAAATCAATTTTCCTCCAGTGTGAGAGAGGTGGCTATAAACTGAAGGACAATGTCCAGTTTCACCTATACATAAGCACTTCACCATGCGGAGACGCCAGGATATTCTCCCCACATGAAGCTGGAATGGAGGGTAAGGGTCGGAGGGGAGTCACATGGGGTCAAATCTAATATCAAGCAACATTTAGAAGTTCCTTCCGCTTTTACTCTGTGGGTGTGAGCAGGGTGCAATCTCTGAGTCGAATTTGAGTGAGTCAGTGTGTTTGAATGTGAGCGTGAGCTTACTGTCTTGGGGAACATTGCTTGTCAGGTGTCAGGAGCTTTTAGAAGATATTTCCGTATGTGCTGCGTACCCCCCTGGTGACTAGGATAAAAGAACCAAGTTTCAGAGCTTACCTTGAAAAAAAACTATGTCAGTCCAGAAGGTGACATGTTGTTGTGATGCACagtaaacataatttatttattaatattcacCCCATATTGCACTATCGTACTATagtacagtgcactctgtttataagaatcactgatataagaattgACTGCATATAGACTGCATATATATCGTAATCAAACGTgactgcgccactgcattgtgcaggtatgttttttatgTTCTCCAGGGTTCATACGCTAGTCTGGAAATCTGGAGAAAAGTATGGAaaaattctgattaaaaaaaactgattttaagtGCACTGGAGCAGACAGTCATGTGAGGTATACCAGTGAAACGAcgggtaaaatggacactacgacagtcaaaatgtatacattttatagtgaaggctatgattttttaaaataaagttacaaactggaattacaagctacagtactctgctcaccaagattcacattttgttatcttgttgttacctttattaaatcattaacGTTACTttccaacccaggaaaaaaaaaaatgtatacaacagTTCTTATCACTGgctcggattaaaaaaaaaaaagctttttctagCCCTTGTGGTGTGTGTATAAATGTAGCATGTTAACATTgccttttttcatttgtttaatgtgATTAATAGAATGTACCGGtaatcttattttaaatgtatggtgcttgcttgtaacttacattACTGAGTGCAGCATTCttgggtccaaaccgtcagccgagtgtagatatactatttacatcctcgctatatggccttcattatatgattaaattaaattaaattaaattcaaaaaatcaaactgctgctaATGTTGGCTTGTCAGTTCTGTGCAACCAGCAACTGTGttgtgcattttttctttttcttttttttttttgggggggggggggggggggggggggggggggggggggggggggggggggggtgtactgtgttcttcaatgatcAGGTTATAGTCAGAATACTGGGTgcagccacaaataggtactgtacttgtaattctacttttatacacaatctcattgctattattattattagtggtagtgctaacaaatactgtaataaagaaaatcaaagaataaaagcagtactaatattactaataatttagccaatgcctttatccaaggtgacttccttaatttactccagcagcttatattgttaattttggattgtccttttattatagcgaacaaaaggctttgcccaaacagggttgttatagcaaTGGTATACtctatttagtatttgacttgtatgtttaatgtACGACACTTGcatatttgttatttcatttttgttatttttcacctcccatagggtgttcaacatttaacagaggttATAAAGAAGTTTTGGATCAGAAttcaatatcatcccttacaaaaaagtagtatactgcaagtatacttgtgtcaaaatggtctggttttagtatactattggtaccattgtACTATCCTATTTTTGCTCAAGTAttcttgcagtatacaacttttatattctctttgtaaataatacaacgtagttctcaaatattggacatttcttagattatatcttacttctcttttgcatacctgcattgtctcttgctagatatgcacctccagattctgacaaatacttttagaaaaccaggagcaacttctgctctggatcaaaaagctgtaATGCTCTGTGGCTGCCCAtttatgtggataactatcaaaaaactagtagaaactaacaaaaacaagtctgggaaaaacatatggaagtctggaaaaagtatgacatttttattttgaaaaagggTATGAACCCTGGTTCTCTGTTAGTGATAATGTGTTTCAGTAAAGTGcttacacattcattgaatataTCCTGAGTGcaacagtgttattgtgtgatatgcatgtagagggagagGGACTGTGGCGCAGCATGGTGAGGAGGAggggattgcagagctttgcatctccacttaatgaaaaactgagatttgcatcgtaacagaaaataagtaagccacagatgcttaaatgcagtggtagtcctgacagtaaaatacgtACTGTAGTGCCATTTTAATTTAAGGGCCATTGCACATAACACCGtacagcagttaaactaggcgCCCTCACTTTTCAAGTATACTATgataaaataggattctgcagcctttagtaaacataatcgtgatcatattaCAAGCTGCTTTCTCACAAGGACATGTTTTGATGtgttgtcctcagtgattgagcaccattgacatctgtatactgcaTTTAAACAGCTGATGGCACGCTTTTGCTATTGTAATGTTACAGAGTggccgaggacagtgtaaatgatcaggctggagtcgtgatttacagttttaaaccagtgttggttttatttttcttacactgtggTCTCGAAACAacagctaataaaataaacaaaataaacctagctctcagttGGAGTACTAAGTAAACAATACTTTGtctggaacaaacactagatctcttactcaggttttgatttctttctttctttctttctttctttctttctttctttctttctttctttctttctttcttttttctcctctatacccccatcacaaagctgttGGCTAagccatttttattaaatttaacaaGCAGACAGTTAACCAGTTAACCATTATCCTTAATTTgttaaggaaaagcagctgtgTATTTTTCATGGGCGTGCATACCTGCGGGAactcgtgacatctagtggtcaacccattacactacATGGAACAAGCTCTTAACATCTTATACTAACATTGTTATAAATGGAGTGGACTGTATAAAcaatgtaagctttttttttttttttaacatcagtgGTGTGAAGTTGTCATGACTGGTTGGAATTTTCACAGGATTCACAATGTGTCTGCTAATTGATTTGAAGGGTCAACCATGTTTATTAGGTGTTATATGTGGAATTGTAAAGAGATGCTATCATTTGCATATCAGAAAACACCTTGATTatcacagcaaaaacaaattgCTTAAAAAAGGTCTGCTATGAACAAGACTCACCAAAGTTAGTTAAGGGGGTAACAACAAATGTGTTTGTCCTAATATTTCAGTCTTGAATAGTATTATTACAAATACTAACTAAACCCAAACTAATGAGAAGAAAATCATTAAAAACCCATCTTTAATTTATA
Protein-coding sequences here:
- the LOC121322038 gene encoding double-stranded RNA-specific editase 1-like isoform X1, giving the protein MAEGLCSTDVKENRNLDNVSSKEALGEGVQLPNGGSGSRKRPLEEGNNGHSHSKFRAKKRKKTPGPILPKNALMQLNEIKPGLQYKLLSQTGPVHAPVFVMTVEVNGQLFEGSGPTKKKAKLNAAEKALRSFVQFPNASEAHMAMGRTLTVNTDFTSDQADFPDTLFNGFETPAQADVAYYLGSNGNGSFNSIGDYPLPSSGGVDNLSQSPLPAPSALAPSSGKNSVMILNELRPGLKYDFVSESGESHAKNFVMSVTVDGQAFEGSGRNKKLAKARAAQAALSSLFNMQLDQTPSRQPIPREGLQLHLPQVLADSVSRLVVDKFSELTDNFTSPHARRKVLAGVVMTTGTDVKDAEVICVSTGTKCINGEYMSDRGLALNDCHAEIIARRSLIRYLYTQLEYFLSSNKEDQQKSIFLQCERGGYKLKDNVQFHLYISTSPCGDARIFSPHEAGMEDQGDRHPNRKARGQLRTKIESGEGTIPVRSNNTIQTWDGVLQGERLLTMSCSDKIARWNVVGIQGSLMNYFTEPIYFSSIILGSLYHADHLSRAMYQRIADIEDLPQSFTLNKPLLSGISNAEARQPGKAPNFSVNWTVGDQALEVINATTGKDDMGRASRLCKHVLYSRWIRLQSKLLSTLRIKLSKPSSYYEVKQAATEYHSAKQALIKAFHKAGLGAWVKKPIEQDQFSQSP
- the LOC121322038 gene encoding double-stranded RNA-specific editase 1-like isoform X2; this encodes MAEEKSSVRQTRSQQKYFTMDVDEEENMTKRSSLCSTDVKENRNLDNVSSKEALGEGVQLPNGGSGSRKRPLEEGNNGHSHSKFRAKKRKKTPGPILPKNALMQLNEIKPGLQYKLLSQTGPVHAPVFVMTVEVNGQLFEGSGPTKKKAKLNAAEKALRSFVQFPNASEAHMAMGRTLTVNTDFTSDQADFPDTLFNGFETPAQADVAYYLGSNGNGSFNSIGDYPLPSSGGVDNLSQSPLPAPSALAPSSGKNSVMILNELRPGLKYDFVSESGESHAKNFVMSVTVDGQAFEGSGRNKKLAKARAAQAALSSLFNMQLDQTPSRQPIPREGLQLHLPQVLADSVSRLVVDKFSELTDNFTSPHARRKVLAGVVMTTGTDVKDAEVICVSTGTKCINGEYMSDRGLALNDCHAEIIARRSLIRYLYTQLEYFLSSNKEDQQKSIFLQCERGGYKLKDNVQFHLYISTSPCGDARIFSPHEAGMEDQGDRHPNRKARGQLRTKIESGEGTIPVRSNNTIQTWDGVLQGERLLTMSCSDKIARWNVVGIQGSLMNYFTEPIYFSSIILGSLYHADHLSRAMYQRIADIEDLPQSFTLNKPLLSGISNAEARQPGKAPNFSVNWTVGDQALEVINATTGKDDMGRASRLCKHVLYSRWIRLQSKLLSTLRIKLSKPSSYYEVKQAATEYHSAKQALIKAFHKAGLGAWVKKPIEQDQFSQSP